The proteins below are encoded in one region of Paenisporosarcina cavernae:
- a CDS encoding phosphate ABC transporter substrate-binding protein, translated as MKARKWLSFLGLSLLLVILAACGSDDNGSEANGNSEGNEASGSLLVSGSSAMQPLVAAAAEEFMAENSDADIQVQAGGSGTGLSQVAEGSVEIGNSDVFAEEKEGIPAEELVDFKIAVVGMTAAVNPEVGVKDISKEDLIKVFTGEIKNWKEVGGEDQEIVLVNRPDSSGTRATFVKYGLDGATPAEGITEDSSNTVKKIISETKGAIGYLAFSYFTDDSVTKLSVDGVEATDENVQNGDFPIWAYEHSYTKGEPTGLAKTFIDYMMNDDVQNNLLPEQGYIPATAMKVERDAEGNISNK; from the coding sequence ATGAAAGCTCGTAAATGGTTATCTTTTTTAGGTCTTAGCTTATTACTCGTTATTTTAGCCGCTTGCGGTTCAGATGATAATGGTTCGGAAGCTAATGGAAATTCAGAAGGTAATGAAGCTTCTGGAAGTTTATTGGTATCAGGATCATCCGCAATGCAACCACTAGTTGCAGCAGCTGCTGAAGAATTCATGGCAGAAAATAGCGATGCAGATATTCAAGTACAAGCAGGTGGTTCTGGAACTGGACTTTCACAAGTAGCTGAAGGATCAGTAGAAATTGGTAACTCCGATGTGTTCGCGGAAGAAAAAGAAGGTATTCCTGCAGAAGAACTTGTTGATTTTAAAATTGCAGTAGTTGGAATGACAGCTGCAGTAAATCCTGAAGTAGGCGTTAAGGATATTTCAAAAGAAGATTTAATTAAAGTATTTACTGGTGAAATTAAAAACTGGAAAGAAGTCGGTGGAGAAGATCAAGAAATTGTTCTTGTAAATCGCCCAGATTCATCTGGTACTCGTGCAACATTCGTAAAATATGGTTTAGATGGAGCAACACCAGCTGAAGGAATTACCGAAGATTCATCCAACACAGTAAAGAAAATTATTTCTGAAACAAAAGGCGCGATTGGTTACTTAGCTTTCTCATACTTCACAGATGATTCTGTAACAAAGTTATCCGTTGATGGTGTAGAAGCTACTGATGAAAACGTACAAAATGGAGATTTCCCAATTTGGGCTTATGAACATTCGTATACAAAAGGTGAGCCTACAGGTTTAGCGAAAACATTCATTGATTACATGATGAATGATGATGTTCAAAACAATTTATTACCAGAACAAGGGTATATCCCAGCAACAGCGATGAAAGTGGAACGTGACGCTGAAGGAAATATTTCAAATAAATAA
- a CDS encoding DUF456 domain-containing protein: protein MEAVSWVFVIALFVIAYVGLIYPIIPSVLFVFLGFVVYGLFNGFSEMTWTFWVIELLFLILLFGADFFSNAFGIKRFGGSKAGIWGSTIGLLVGPFILPIIGIILGPLIGAILGELLVTRSSFKQSVKTGIGSLIGFLTSVITKGIVTSLMIVIFVWYV, encoded by the coding sequence ATGGAAGCTGTTTCTTGGGTTTTTGTCATCGCATTATTTGTCATTGCGTATGTTGGGTTGATTTATCCTATTATTCCTTCTGTTCTGTTCGTATTTTTAGGGTTTGTGGTGTATGGATTATTCAACGGCTTTTCCGAGATGACGTGGACATTTTGGGTGATTGAACTTCTCTTTTTAATTTTGCTATTTGGAGCTGACTTTTTCTCTAATGCCTTTGGAATTAAGAGGTTTGGAGGCAGCAAAGCCGGAATTTGGGGAAGTACGATTGGACTACTAGTTGGTCCTTTCATTCTTCCCATCATCGGAATTATCCTTGGACCTCTAATTGGGGCTATTTTAGGTGAATTGTTAGTTACGAGAAGTTCTTTTAAACAGTCTGTTAAAACAGGTATAGGATCTCTAATAGGGTTCTTGACATCTGTTATAACGAAAGGGATTGTTACCTCCCTAATGATTGTCATTTTCGTCTGGTATGTATAA
- a CDS encoding superoxide dismutase, producing the protein MAYELPALPYAEDALEPHIDKETMNIHHTKHHNAYVTNLNNALEGHDDLLSKSVEELIANLDAVPESARTAVRNNGGGHANHSLFWQLLSPNGGGAPTGALAEAIDAKFGSFDSFKEEFAKAGATRFGSGWAWLSVVNGELELSSTPNQDSPIMEGKTPILGLDVWEHAYYLNYQNRRPDYIAAFWNVVNWDEVSKRYEAAK; encoded by the coding sequence ATGGCTTATGAATTACCAGCACTACCTTATGCAGAAGATGCACTTGAACCACACATTGACAAAGAAACGATGAATATTCACCACACAAAACATCATAACGCGTATGTAACGAATTTAAATAATGCATTAGAAGGTCATGATGATTTGCTTTCTAAATCAGTAGAAGAGCTAATTGCTAATCTTGACGCAGTGCCAGAATCAGCTCGCACTGCAGTTCGCAATAATGGTGGAGGACATGCTAACCATTCATTATTCTGGCAATTACTTTCACCAAATGGCGGCGGAGCTCCAACGGGTGCTTTAGCTGAAGCAATTGACGCGAAATTCGGTAGCTTTGATTCGTTTAAAGAAGAATTCGCAAAAGCTGGAGCTACACGCTTTGGTTCTGGTTGGGCTTGGCTATCAGTAGTGAATGGTGAGTTAGAACTTTCATCTACACCAAACCAAGATTCACCAATTATGGAAGGTAAAACTCCGATCTTAGGATTAGATGTTTGGGAACATGCATATTACCTAAACTATCAAAACCGTCGTCCAGATTATATTGCAGCATTCTGGAATGTTGTGAACTGGGATGAAGTTTCAAAACGTTACGAAGCAGCAAAATAA
- a CDS encoding peptidoglycan D,D-transpeptidase FtsI family protein, whose translation MRAGKKKRASSPKAKLRANVAFRMNILFLSIFFLFSLLILRLGFLQIVQGEEFVRKLARTEEVPVNTSVPRGRIYDSFGRLMVDNEPQNAITYTKLQTTKQSEMLDIAKKLSILIDKRVTDITLRDKQDYWILLHTKEAYEKVSTAEKNEIINDESLSSTEQQRKLDTLVRERITEEELASFTPNELEVLAIYRQMLAGYALTPQVIKTKDPNPRADEPNDEVTAEEFARVSERLTDLPGVNTTTDWNRVPTSNLSILGRVTSPEQGLPSGKVDYFLSRDYSRNDRVGRSYIEQQYEEVLQGQKSVIKNITDGKGTVTETKTIYEGVPGKDLVLSIDSEFQTYMEEFISDKLLEVKKQPNSKDFNSAFFVAMDPYTGEVLSMVGKQLGKDKDGKTVVLDYAYGAFTAAYEVGSTVKPATLLTGYHEGAINIGDVLIDEPVNIAGTIKSSIFNRSSKVAVSDLKALERSSNVYMFKTGIRLANANYRYGESMYVSPASFTLLRNSYAQFGLGIKTGIDLPNEASGSKGPAVLPGKYLDLTIGQFDTYTTMQLAQYVSTLANGGTRIKPHVVKEIREPSLDGKTMGPLLTEIGPTVLNKISNSTREINRVREGMLLAYTGSQGTATSWFRGIKYTAAGKTGTAEAPGNKINLTHIGFAPYEKPEIAYAIIVPTVPFNNNGPFSHANNDIARAATDKFFEIKKSHANAEVANQTADIQIQPAYEKSVPTVDEEENATEDNTGTAE comes from the coding sequence ATGCGTGCAGGAAAGAAAAAAAGAGCATCTAGTCCGAAAGCAAAACTTCGCGCAAACGTCGCTTTCCGTATGAATATATTATTTCTATCCATATTCTTTCTATTTTCTTTATTAATACTTAGATTAGGGTTTTTGCAAATTGTACAGGGGGAAGAATTCGTCCGTAAATTAGCAAGGACAGAAGAAGTACCTGTCAACACTAGCGTACCTAGAGGTAGAATTTATGATAGTTTTGGAAGACTAATGGTAGATAATGAGCCGCAAAACGCGATTACATATACGAAGTTACAAACGACGAAACAGTCTGAAATGCTTGATATTGCAAAAAAACTATCAATATTAATTGATAAACGTGTAACGGATATTACTCTTCGTGATAAGCAAGATTACTGGATTTTACTCCATACAAAAGAAGCATATGAAAAAGTGTCAACTGCCGAGAAAAATGAAATCATCAATGATGAAAGCTTGTCTTCGACAGAGCAACAACGCAAATTAGATACATTAGTTCGCGAACGTATTACGGAAGAAGAACTCGCTTCTTTTACACCAAATGAATTAGAAGTACTTGCGATTTATCGTCAAATGCTCGCTGGATATGCATTAACTCCCCAAGTAATTAAAACGAAGGATCCAAATCCAAGAGCAGATGAACCGAATGATGAAGTGACAGCTGAAGAATTTGCTCGTGTATCGGAGCGTTTAACGGATTTACCCGGTGTAAATACTACGACAGATTGGAACCGTGTTCCAACTTCTAATTTATCGATATTAGGAAGAGTGACTTCACCCGAGCAAGGGTTGCCTAGTGGGAAAGTAGACTATTTCTTAAGTAGGGACTACTCTCGCAATGACCGTGTAGGGAGAAGTTATATTGAGCAACAATATGAAGAAGTATTGCAGGGGCAAAAATCAGTGATCAAAAACATCACAGATGGCAAAGGAACTGTGACGGAAACGAAAACGATTTATGAAGGCGTACCAGGAAAAGATCTTGTTCTTTCTATAGATAGCGAATTCCAAACTTATATGGAAGAATTTATTTCTGATAAATTATTAGAAGTAAAAAAACAACCTAATTCCAAAGATTTTAATAGTGCATTTTTCGTCGCGATGGATCCTTATACGGGTGAAGTTCTTTCTATGGTGGGGAAACAATTAGGTAAAGACAAAGATGGAAAAACAGTCGTCTTAGATTATGCATATGGTGCTTTTACAGCAGCTTATGAAGTTGGATCTACAGTCAAACCAGCTACTTTATTAACTGGATATCATGAAGGGGCGATTAATATCGGTGACGTGTTAATTGATGAACCGGTTAATATTGCTGGAACGATAAAAAGCTCCATTTTCAATCGAAGCTCTAAAGTAGCAGTCAGTGATTTAAAAGCGTTAGAACGTTCTTCCAACGTCTATATGTTTAAGACAGGAATTCGTCTAGCTAACGCTAATTATCGTTACGGTGAATCGATGTATGTAAGTCCTGCTTCCTTTACTCTTTTGCGAAATTCATATGCACAGTTCGGGTTAGGTATTAAGACTGGCATTGATTTGCCTAACGAAGCGTCGGGAAGTAAAGGTCCAGCAGTACTTCCAGGTAAGTACCTAGATTTAACGATTGGACAGTTTGACACGTATACGACGATGCAACTAGCCCAGTATGTCTCCACCCTTGCAAATGGAGGAACTAGAATAAAACCTCATGTTGTTAAAGAAATTAGAGAACCATCATTAGATGGGAAAACAATGGGACCGTTACTTACTGAGATAGGACCAACCGTGTTAAACAAAATTTCTAACTCCACGCGAGAAATAAATCGCGTACGAGAAGGGATGCTGCTTGCTTATACTGGTAGTCAAGGAACAGCAACTTCTTGGTTTAGAGGTATTAAGTATACGGCCGCTGGTAAAACTGGAACAGCGGAAGCACCTGGAAATAAAATAAATTTAACTCATATAGGATTCGCACCTTATGAAAAACCAGAAATTGCATACGCAATTATTGTTCCAACAGTCCCTTTTAATAATAATGGTCCTTTTTCACATGCGAATAACGATATTGCCCGAGCAGCAACAGATAAATTTTTTGAAATAAAAAAATCTCATGCAAATGCCGAAGTGGCAAATCAAACGGCAGATATTCAAATACAACCCGCTTATGAAAAAAGCGTACCAACAGTCGATGAAGAAGAAAATGCTACAGAAGATAATACAGGTACGGCAGAATAA